From Drosophila santomea strain STO CAGO 1482 chromosome 2R, Prin_Dsan_1.1, whole genome shotgun sequence:
TCAGGGCGAGGATCTTGGCCTTCAGGGCAGAGGTCAGAGGAACCTTGCTGGTGCCAACGCGGGCGTGTGTGCAGCGCTCCAGAACACCCTCGGGGGCGCCCTTCACGAACAACTTGGGGCCAGTGCCCAGACGGGAGGCCTTCAGGGGGGTGCAGTACGAGGACATGGATTTACGATCGCGAGAGAACTCCAGGGTGAATTCCTTCTTCCACTTGGTCTCGATCTCACCGCGGCAGGCGATGGCAGCCGAGCGGCGGTCCAGGCCAGACTTGTTCACGCTGAAGCTGTTCAGTTTCTCGGCCAACACAATCAGGGCGGTCTCAGTGGCTTCGCCGACCTTCTCGAAGGCCTGCTTGAATTCATTGTAATCAATAGCGGAGTCGTTGCACATGATGCAGATGGTGGACAGTTCCTGCAGGGTATCGTAGTCGGCAGCCTTGATGCGCTGACCGCCAAGGAAGACCTCACCGATGGGCTCGTAGGTGGAGCCGGTCATCTCGAATTCCAGGAAGCTGCTGTCGTTGCCTTCAACCTTGTCGAAGATGAACATGCGGGAGACGGACATCTGGTTGGTGGTGAGTGTGCCGGTCTTATCAGAGCAGATGACAGATGTGCAGCCCAGGGTTTCCACGGAGGGCAGGGAGCGGACGATGGCATTCTTCTTGGCCATACGGCGGGTGCCCAGAGCCAAACAGGTGGTGATGACGGCGGGCAGACCCTCGGGAATGGCAGCCACAGCCAGAGCGACGGCGATCTTGAAGTAGTAGATGGCACCCTTGATCCAGGAGCCTCCGTGAGCGGGGTCGTTGAAGTGGCCGATGTTGATGGCCCAGACGGCCACGCAAATGACGGAGATGACCTTGGACAGCTGCTCACCGAACTCGTCCAGTTTCTGCTGCAGGGGGGTCTTGATCTCCTCGGTCTCGGACATCTCGGTACGGATCTTGCCGATGGCGGTGCTCAGGCCAGTGCCGATGACGACGCCGCGGGCCTTGCCGGCGGCAACGTTGGTGCCGGAGAACAGGATGTTCTTCTTGTCCTGGTTGACGGCGCGGGGATCGGGGATGGCATCGGTGTGCTTGATGACGGAGACCGACTCACCGGTGAGGATGGACTGATCGATCCTAAGAGTGGTCGAGTAGATGTGGGTGATACGGATATCGGCGGGGATCTTGTCACCGACAGACACCTCCACCAGATCACCGGGCACGATCTCTTTCGCGCGCACCTTCTGGATGCCGGACTTGTCCTGTCGCACCACCTTGCCCATCTCAGGCTCGTACTCCTTGAGGGCCTCAATGGCCGACTCGGCGTTACGCTCCTGCCATACTCCCACCACGGCGTTGGCTATCAGGATAAGTAAAATAACTAGGGGCTCTACAAATGCAGTGAACGTTTCCTCGTGTTCCTCAAACAGGGCGAGAACCTAGGGATTGCAGATGGGAAGAGAGTGGTCGTAACTAAGTTTAGGGGtgggttttctttttgctgcTCCACTTACAAATGAGATGATGGCTGCCAACAGCAGAATCTTCACCAGCAGATCGTCGAACTGCTCCAAGACCAGCTGCCAGATGCTCTTTCCTGTGGAATACAATggttattataataaatgcaTACAGTGACGAAGGGGCAAGGGCAGGGGATCTGCTCGGGTTGTGTTCGCACCTTCCTCGGTCGGCAACTCTGTAACGATAAGAAAACAAACACGTCAGTCGATTTGGTCTCGGAATGCGGCGGGGGATTACGCGCGACTCTCACCATTGGGTCCGTATTTCTTCTGGTTAGCCTTGATCTGGTCGAGGGTTAAGCCGCGCTCGGGGTCCGTTCCGAAGAAAGTGAGGGACTGTTCGACGGTTTTCGAGTGACCGTCTTCCATCTTGATTCGTTATCCTCTTCGTTCAGTGGCCTGCGTCCAGTTTCCGGGCGATTCAGTTGGCGATTTGAAAGTAGACACAAGGCAAGGGGCTCATTTTAATTCTCTGGCAGGGCTATTTTGCTGTATTCTAGGCTCTATTCAACGACTGACTGGAATAGCAAGTGTGTATGCACGTATGTttgcacacacatatgtacataggtaCATCTGTGCTGGCATGTACGTTTGCAGTTAAAACTACCTCATTAGGTTCTGAATAAGTGGTCGTACATGTGCATGTGCACGGTACTCGGCTCACGGGTACTTTCCAacatacgcacatacacaGGTGCTACATGCTAATTCCCCGATTTCGGTCACTTCTGATCGGGCCCGAACTGGACACTATAGTCGCGCAGTTATCGCGCCAACTAGGGATCGGACTGTGAGGATCAGGTCGGAGAATATGCTGGAATATTGCTTTACTATGATGGTCTGGTTGGGAGCTGTTACCCTGGCCAAATCGCTCCGCTTATGAGATTCACACACGTGTCACTTCGCACAACAGACGCAGTTCTCGATTTTCTATTCACAGTTTCTGCGGGGGATTGGGGGATCTGGTCCGTGATCCGGGTGCTCTGCTCCTACGTTAACCTCGCTAAACGACGCACTGCGTGTGTTAAGTACTTTTTTCCACTGACTCTCTATATAATATAACCCATGGCGCTTTTTTCTGAATATGTGTGCTGATAACTATTGCACTAAGTACCAAGCCGCGATTTACTGCCTATCGCCGTTCTGTCTCACTATGACACGACATTATTCGCACAAAACAGGGCTGACTGAAAACGTATATCGTGCCAGTTACGTTATTTGTGCAGAGCTTTCTCTTTATCTAACTTTTAACCATTCGTAATTCCTGGAGTTATTGGTTTATCCTACCTTTTCGCTTAACTTCAACTGACGCGTTCAATTTGTGCTACTTAACTGCGATAGCCGGCGTTATCGATAACTGGGAGTCTTAACTGCGATGGTTAACTGTTGAGTTTCCGTGTTCAATAATACCGATAGCTGAGGTGGGAAAGGAATTTAAATTGTTGCCGCAATTAATACACCCTAACAACTAATCCCTGATATACAACTGAAAAGTTTCTTTGTTAGAAAATACCTCTACCGTTAAAAAGTCAAGTTGTAATTGCGTGCGAAAACCGAATGTTTTTACTGCTTTCTCTGGTGTAAATCGAACTGAAATCCTTATCACGAATGGTTAAACTTATTAATACATTGCCATATTTCCACTTAGCGAGCGACAGAGACAGCCGCACTGTTTCGGCCACACAACAAGCAACACTATTCTTTTCGCGCATTTTGTGCTCAAATTAATGAGATCGAGATCAAGAGCCCGCAATAAATAGATCTGGGTGCCAGGTATTCGCCAGCAgcgacatttttaaattttaattttaatcttTTTCGCGACCAGACACTAGAATCAGGCCATACGGGGAATTTTGAACGGCAGCCAACTCGCATAATACTTGAATATTACGCTGGGGACGCTGGGGCATAATTACATACGTAACTTCTGATAACTAGGCTCCTAGAGTTGGCCGCCTTCAAATGGCGTTACTCTGTTTTTGAAAAACTGTCAAGCAATGTGCTCGAAAACTACTTATATTTTGGGCACAGAGACGTGTGTTTCGAAAACATCATCATGCATATAGCCTATATACCTCTAATGaacacatgtgtgtgtgcattatGGAGCAAAAAATCGCCTCTGTCCGAGAGATGGGCTAAAAATAGCGTCCTAGCACCCGAAAAATACAGCTCAATTTTGAACATTCGTAGATATAAAGATATAGAGATATGTACTACTAGGACCACATAAATAAGTTTGAGTACATATACAGAGAGACCATCGTAGGGAGGTTATATGTACGATTTAACGGCTCATGATATTGCGAGCAGAGATATCTCTGTTCCACGCTAATGGATGTCGACACTTATGCGATACGCTTCCCACGTccccgaatccgaatccgaatccaaatccgaattTCCGATTGACATGTCCACCGAAGGGGTTGTATAATAGCTGGGTGGGTTCAAAGAAAGCTGTTTGGGGCATGCTCCTGGGATAAATGTACTTCTAACTATCCGATATGAAACTTTTCAGTGTTTTTAGGGATTTCCTACAACTGCAAGGCAGTTACAGTCACTAACCGAAGTAACCACCATTAAACTACGAATGTGAGCAGTTGAGGGGTTCTAGAGGTGGTGTTCTAGAGCCTTTTACATGGGCTACAGGTGCAGTACAAGTCATGGATCATTCGAATTCGGGTACGAATAATCCCAACGGTTGCGGTTGCGATTGCATAACCAGATTTTCAATCACAGATACATAGAGCTCGGGCACTTGGAAAACTTTACATCTGTGTCGGATCGGAACGGATCGGATCGAATCTATTCGTGGAGTGCTCACGTATTGGTGACATTCAAATTTTCGATTCTATCCGGAGGCGGAGGTCGAGGTCACCGAATCGTCGCCCTTACGGATATTGCATATGTAGATAGATAGATTGAACTACGAGTTTTGGACTCTCGGGGTGGCAGGTAAACTGGGGGCAAGAACactttgagtttgagtttgaagCACGGTTTTCGAGTGTAAGCATGTTCGTATGTAGATATGTAGGCATTTCAATAACTTTTGGTTtccaatttttggttttttctttaaagCGCGCGTtgaatattttgatattttcagGGGTTTATTTGGTTTACCCAATGGATTTGGCAGTTTGGAGTAAATCACTGGCGTATTCGCTTTGGAGTTGTTgcaaaaaatcaacaaaactTACAATTATTATTCCTAGCAAAAATTCCgttattatataataatttatttcagtCGGAAGACCAAGAGCTAACACAAAGATCGCGCTATTATAACGATCAACGGCAACTGAACGCAAGGAGAACGCTGCTCGATGAGAGTGTCTATTTGAATTACAAAATTCATATATTTTGGCAAAATTCCCAAAACTACATACACTCTCTATTTTGGCCCGGGAAAATACTTTTAGCACGCACAAACTTTCGAGCACTTACCACCTATCCTATCCTATCGTCTCCAATGCGATCCGAATTCGAATGGTGGCGGTTCAGATCTGCTCGTGCAGCTCGTTCGTACCTCGCCGAGGCAGACTTCTCCCCTTAGAGATATATGTGACTAGGTAGGTATAGGTGGGAATACCATGGGCACACGAGCACGGGCATCATCCATCCACacacgtatgtatgtacatatgcatgtgCCCGATCTTCTTGGATCCGCGGGAGCGCACGGCCACGAAAGTCTAGAGCAATGGCAATGTGGCGAGATCACTTCGGCATGTGCCTGTGCCTTTGCCTGGGAGTGTGAGTGCAGACGTAGTTCGGGAAATGCACGTGTGTTTGTCTAATATTTAGAAATcggtatttttaaaacaatctGGGGAAATTATGCTGGGTTGTGTGGAAGGGTTTGTCACTCAAAGGTGTTTCTACCTTGGCTGCGAACTGCTTCAAGTGGGCCATATTTAGGGTCCTTTTGAATGGGTTTTGGGAAATGTTGGCACCTGGCTATGCTTACTCCATTCCACGTTCACTAGTTTAGAATATATCATAGTTATCCCTAGCTGccctttaaatattttacttgtCCTTGTCCACATACCACTCCTGAATTACCTTCTCAGCCTCAGTACTTATTTCCAATGCCCAACCTAGTCGAACTGGGATCCAGCCACAaggggaatggaaatggaaagagCATCACCCAGTCGGCCTACGAATCCCTCATTCTTTCTTTGGCTTTTCTGCCTTTTTCCCCAATTTCAGCAGAGACTGGCAGCCGTCgactatttttatttataggCTTGTAATGCCCCTACGGACTCGGACTCTCAGATCTTGGCAAGAGCGCTCTCCGCACACGTTTCTGCCGTATGATATCCGCCATCCGCAATCCGCCTTGTGCAGCAGCTATTACGACTTTTCACAGAGacccataaatatgcatttggCTACTATTTTACCTCTATATGTCTAGGCCAGAACTTTTATAAGCTACCTATgtgtatatttaaaaatgttgataAATGACAATGCAGCCAGAAATTGTGATTTATTTTGGTACCAGCAAATCTGGGTTTGGTGCGGTTGTCAACCGCTGGATATCGTATATATAAGAACGCGCTAATTGATAATGTTAAATGGCCACTGAATCCTTTTGATAATTCAGGATTTCAACAAGAAGTACAACGGTAGCTTTCCTTATCAAAATGCTCGGGGTAATCatataataaaaaccaaaatactatgcattataataataatatacgttataataataacaatattcaCATGCTTTGTAATTGTTGCCTTTTATTACATAATGCAAGTTCAGCCAATGAGATCCAAGGTAATTTTCTGCTCTAGCCAATCTTCCTTGATTAAAATGGTTAAAAGTGAATATCCTACATAAACTGAAATACATTTAGCTCATCAAAGCAAAACACACCTatgctgctgttgttattaCACAACCATTTGCcaattattcattttttcataatttcaaATTGCGTAATAACAAAGAGAAGACATCGCCACCCTTAACATCAGATCAATCTACTAGCCAGTTCCTGCAAAAACCTCTACGCCACAAAAGCATTTGGGTCCCAAAATAGAGCAACCACTGAAAGTTATCACATACATTACTATTTACTTGCGTTAACAATTagtatattttaattgaaaactaaatatgtacatatttcaaAGTCAGCTCTTGAAACCATTTACGTTTTGGTGGAGAAAAGGTAGGAATCTTTTTTGCCCGAGGTCAATTTCACAGCATTCTCGCTACCCACAATGTTACTTAAGCTTAGCAGATCGTATTTGGTGTACAGGATACTGACGGACATTGCGTCCCCGAATCCATCGCGCGGATTCTGATTCGACTCTAGCATCAGATTGATCATCTCGGAATAGAAGTGCGGAAAATTGGGCGGCTGGTACATGATCAAGTTCCGGATGCCCTTAATCCGGGTGCGCCGGAAAAAGTGTGCTCTTTCCGAGTACAATAGAACAGACGCTCCGCTGTGGAAGAATATATCTCTCGCCCGGGAAATCTTTTCTTTCTTGGTATACTCATTTATCTGCACAAAGCTGACCATTTCGGTTTTGAAATGGTTGCGTATCCGTACGTAGTCAAAGTAGCTGGGCACGTAGAGCATGCAGTGCGAGAAGCCGGGCTTACTGAATTGGGGCATAATATTCTTTACAAAGTACTGGAAGCGGTCGTCGAAAGTCGACTCAACACTGGAGCAATTTATTAGGCGGAAGACCTGCTGTATTGGGGTCAGAACGTTCCTGATGTCTCCGTGCTCGACGAGGTTCGAGACTCGCGCCTTTCCTTGGTAGTTGTTGCACTTGCTGTTTATCACGGCTCGGAACTCCGGCAGCTCGTGGGACGAGAAGAACAGGGTTTGGCGGTAGAAGCTTGATGCTCCACTCAGGCACCAAGTTCGTACCCTCTGGCAATTTGTATCGGGCAGTTTCTGTGGCTGCAGGTGAAGGTGGTCCAGGGAGTGCAGGAGGTTCTCCCAGTTCTGCGCCAGGAACAATTCGGCCTGGTCCATTATCAGCAGTTCAATGGAGTTCAAAAAGTCAAAATCGCTCTCCTTGTCTGTTACCAGCATTCTCAGTCCCAAGGGAGACGCGATCAACATGTCCGATGAGTTCATATCGGAGAACAGGGACATGGTTTTCTTGGTAAAACGAATACCTAGTTTGAAGTTGTCATCTGTGTTGCCACTGAACGTCTGCTCATAGTCCACCGGCTTTGGGTTGGTTTTCGGGAAGTATATCGTATTCCCGGAGTAATCTGCCAGAAAGCGTTCATAGTTCGCGATCGAGGTTTTCCTGGCCTGATCTGTAAAGGACAATGACTGGTTATACAGTGTTTCTGCTGTCAACGGCTGCACTTACCATCCTGACTGCCAAAGAGTAGATCGCCGATTATATTAACAATCTTTAGAGCCGATTCCCTAAAGGGCACTACAAAGACCACCTTCATTCGCTTAAGTCCTTGGTCCCTGAAGCTCTCTGGTATAGAGACTTCGTTGGGCGACACTTTTTGTGTCTTGGCCAGCGCCGAAACCTTTTCGTTATTGCGCAATATCAGGGATCTGACTTTCAGCATGTGATTCAGGGCGTGCAGACAGTATACATAGCGAATATCCTCGGCGTTACCATGTGTTCGGTGGGGAAAGTATACATCCTGGTAGTTATTGGCGATGTAAAAGAGTTGGGACTGCAGGGCGGTGAGTGGCAGCTTGGCGTTCCCACAAATGGACGCCTTTACCTCCAACTTTTGGAGATCTCCCGAACTTGCAATGTCCTTGGGCTCCCTGCAGTCGGGCTCCTTGAAGTCGTCAACCAGTCGTGGTATATCGAACCTTACATTCCCCAAAGCTGACCAGTTGCTCTTGATAGTTTTAATGTCCTTTCTCGCAATCAAATCGTTGATATTGTCCGTGGACAGCTCGAAATCGAAGCGTTTAGAAAACGAATTGTATGTTTCCAAGTCGGCACTTAAGTTTACGGAacgcttttcctttttgggtTTGCTCTTCCTGGGCACGGCAATAAAGTGatcctcttcctcctccgcTTTTGAGCTTAGAATGTCACCTGAAAACGATATTCTTAGTTAAAGGGAGTTACATTTTTTGACCATTAGGATGGTTACTTGTGGGTATGTTATTAAAACCAGTTACGAGCTGTTCGTAGAACCCAGTCTCGTCCACATCGTCCTGGATCTCCGGCAGCAGCTCTGCCACGGGCTCATATTCCTGTTTCGGGGCTGTGGGCATACGTTCCCTGCGGTGGGACTCCTCCATTTGCTTGCTCCTCTGGATGAAGCTGTAGTTCTTCGAGAATCTCTCATTTCGGCGGGCGGGAGTTGGTTTCTTGTAGGGTTTCGCCCTGTTCTTCgagtgtttttgtttcattttaaACTGTTTGTTACTAGTATCTTTCGCACACACGTGTGGATCAACTAACATATGGTTTGATTGAGGCGTCCGATAGACCTATCGATAGCTCGCACAGATTGCGTGTGGTGAATTGCCAGCAAAAAAGCCgttaaattcatttaaaatatacgtacttctttattttcaTAATCCCATTATTGACTTTTAAGATATCACATAAAAAGCCAAGAAATCCCTGTAGATGACAAAcgattaattaatttccagtTAATCCCGTCAGGTGACCAATGATGCAATGATTTTCAGGAGTTATTTTAACAAACTATTCACATAATTGTTGTAGTAATCATCATGTCTGTTTAATTTACAGGAATCCCCCTAATACCGATTCCCAATCCCAAGTTGGGGCTCTTTGGTATTTTTCCAGAGCCGGACGGTATAAATTGCCGCTCCAATGGCGGTCTTATTGCACTGAAGTTGGGAAATGGGAAGTGATCGCACGGCGAAAAAGCAAAAGATGTCGGTACTACAAGAACTTAAGAAAATCACCACAATTGTGGCTGACACCGGCGACTTTGAAGGTAAGTGCGCACCCATGGGAAAAGATATATCTTTAAGCAAGATGAGTCCGATTTTAAAGCGAACGTAAGCTTGTCTGAGAACTGGAAGTCTAGAAATGCAAACGCATGCTCGTATGCTTGTGGATCTGATCTCGGagacaaataaacaattatatatacatacattccCGGTCCGAAGATACATGGGATACATGGATTTATCCAAAAGATAAACATTACCGATGGGCCATCATATCTGAATCTGTCGTATCTGCCGCAGTGAAGatcaaataaaagtgaaaagcaaaGCCGAGCTGACTTTAGTTTGACCTTAGGTGCTTACGTGTGTTAGAAATGTGACCGCTATAGTAAAGTATACTATAGAGTGTCAGGGAGATAAGGTTTCGGATCGGAGTGCCAAACCTGCTCAGACATCTGAAAAGTTCGAAGATATTTTCGGTCGCGCGATTGAAAAATGAAAGTCGCTCAACAGGTTTCGAGGTCTTTCTAGAATTCGCAATGTAATTTGGCCCCGCACTTATGCAAATACTTTACCTATTGCTCCCAGCCATCAACATCTACAAGCCCACGGATGCCACCACCAATCCCTCCCTCATCTTGTCCGCCTCATCCATGGAGCGGTACCAGCCGCTGGTCCAAAAGGCGGTGGAGTACGCCAAGGGCAAGAAGGGGTAAGCGGTTCACTTGGGTGTTTGGCACACAAAGCTACATAGCTACATATAATACGTTCGGTTCCAGCTCCGTGAGTGAGCAGGTGGCCGAAGCCATGGACTACCTGTGCGTGCTGTTCGGAACGGAAATCCTGAAGGTTGTCCCCGGTCGCGTGTCCACCGAGATCGATGCCCGCCTGTCCTTCGATACCAAGAAGAGCGTGGAGAAGGCCCTCAAGCTGATCGCCCTGTACAAATCCCTGGGCGTCGACAAGGAGCGCATCCTGATCAAGCTGGCCTCCACCTGGGAGGGCATCAAGGCGGCCGAGATCCTGGAGAACGAGCACGGTGTGCACTGCAACCTGACGCTCCTCTTCTCGTTCGCACAGGCCGTGGCCTGCGCCGAAGCCGGCGTGACCCTCATCTCGCCGTTTGTGGGCCGCATCCTGGACTGGTACGTGGCCAACACGGAGACCAAGAAGTTTGAGGCCCTCAAGGATCCGGGCGTCATCTCCGTGACCAACATCTACAACTACTACAAGAAGTTCGGCTACAAGACCCTGGTCATGGGCGCCTCCTTCCGCAACGTGGGCGAAATCAAGGCCCTGGCTGGCTGCGATCTGCTCACCATCAGCCCATCGCTGCTCAAGGAGCTGGAGAACGAGACCGAGTCGGTGGTCACCTACCTGTCCGTGAGCAACGCCAAGCTCCAGGACATCGAGAAGATCACCGTCGACGAGAGCCGGTTCCGCTGGCTGCTCAACGAGGACGCCATGGCCACCGACAAACTGTCCGAGGGCATCAGGAAGTTCGCCGTGGATACTGTTAAGCTGGAGAATTTGATTAAGACCTATCTTAAGTAGATGTTCCTCTGGATCCGCTAGCAGGTGGAGGATGAATACATTCGTTTCTTAAAAGACAATGATTTTATACTTTAATAAACAATACACTTAAAACAGATGACTAGTTTCACTTGAGAgtaatggaaaatatttgtgatAGATATATGTGTCATATATTTGCATGTTTACTCGTTGCAGATAGGGATGCAAACAGTGAATGCTAAAAGgttaacaaaataaacaaaatatgcaaattatatCACAGATAAAGATACGTTTGATAACTTATCAAAAAAACTTCAAACTGCGTTTCTACACGCCCGTGTAAAATAAGAATGTAAGCCTGTAGAGAAGGCTGCCCATGTAAAGTATCGGACCGATGTTCTTGGGATCTACTATTCTACATAGTTTAGGATactatattttataatttatggtGACTTTTTAAAGAGCTTAGATAGCGCATAAaaattttgcataaatgttTTTGCCCCAGTAGTATATCTATCTACATCTGCGCCCCCACTATCCGATAGGCGAGCTGACTATCGATAAAAGTATCTACTTCGTTGCATCCCTAGGTTgatacataaaataaaaaatatataaaaagtgaGTTAGTACTGGtattaaaagtaatttttaagCTACAAATTGATGAATTGCGAGCACGCAGATACCAAGAACACTGGGAATCCGGAAAACAGTGGCTGGCGCGTCGGGTGCGATAGAATTGCCAGTTTTTCAGACCCCCAAAAGTCGCTCCCAACCGTCCCAACCGAGTCGTGCACCCATAGTCTTGGCCCGAAGTTGCTCCCATGAATAAAAATGTTCGGTAATTTCACGGTA
This genomic window contains:
- the LOC120445945 gene encoding calcium-transporting ATPase sarcoplasmic/endoplasmic reticulum type isoform X1, with protein sequence MEDGHSKTVEQSLTFFGTDPERGLTLDQIKANQKKYGPNELPTEEGKSIWQLVLEQFDDLLVKILLLAAIISFVLALFEEHEETFTAFVEPLVILLILIANAVVGVWQERNAESAIEALKEYEPEMGKVVRQDKSGIQKVRAKEIVPGDLVEVSVGDKIPADIRITHIYSTTLRIDQSILTGESVSVIKHTDAIPDPRAVNQDKKNILFSGTNVAAGKARGVVIGTGLSTAIGKIRTEMSETEEIKTPLQQKLDEFGEQLSKVISVICVAVWAINIGHFNDPAHGGSWIKGAIYYFKIAVALAVAAIPEGLPAVITTCLALGTRRMAKKNAIVRSLPSVETLGCTSVICSDKTGTLTTNQMSVSRMFIFDKVEGNDSSFLEFEMTGSTYEPIGEVFLGGQRIKAADYDTLQELSTICIMCNDSAIDYNEFKQAFEKVGEATETALIVLAEKLNSFSVNKSGLDRRSAAIACRGEIETKWKKEFTLEFSRDRKSMSSYCTPLKASRLGTGPKLFVKGAPEGVLERCTHARVGTSKVPLTSALKAKILALTGQYGTGRDTLRCLALAVADSPMKPDEMDLGDSTKFYQYEVNLTFVGVVGMLDPPRKEVFDSIVRCRAAGIRVIVITGDNKATAEAICRRIGVFSEDEDTTGKSYSGREFDDLSPTEQKAAVARSRLFSRVEPQHKSKIVEFLQSMNEISAMTGDGVNDAPALKKAEIGIAMGSGTAVAKSAAEMVLADDNFSSIVSAVEEGRAIYNNMKQFIRYLISSNIGEVVSIFLTAALGLPEALIPVQLLWVNLVTDGLPATALGFNPPDLDIMEKPPRKADEGLISGWLFFRYMAIGFYVGAATVGAAAWWFVFSDEGPKLSYWQLTHHLSCLGGGDEFKGVDCKIFSDPHAMTMALSVLVTIEMLNAMNSLSENQSLITMPPWCNLWLIGSMALSFTLHFVILYVDVLSTVFQVTPLSAEEWITVMKFSIPVVLLDETLKFVARKIADGESPIYKMHGIVLMWAVFFGLLYAMML
- the LOC120445945 gene encoding calcium-transporting ATPase sarcoplasmic/endoplasmic reticulum type isoform X3; translation: MEDGHSKTVEQSLTFFGTDPERGLTLDQIKANQKKYGPNELPTEEGKSIWQLVLEQFDDLLVKILLLAAIISFVLALFEEHEETFTAFVEPLVILLILIANAVVGVWQERNAESAIEALKEYEPEMGKVVRQDKSGIQKVRAKEIVPGDLVEVSVGDKIPADIRITHIYSTTLRIDQSILTGESVSVIKHTDAIPDPRAVNQDKKNILFSGTNVAAGKARGVVIGTGLSTAIGKIRTEMSETEEIKTPLQQKLDEFGEQLSKVISVICVAVWAINIGHFNDPAHGGSWIKGAIYYFKIAVALAVAAIPEGLPAVITTCLALGTRRMAKKNAIVRSLPSVETLGCTSVICSDKTGTLTTNQMSVSRMFIFDKVEGNDSSFLEFEMTGSTYEPIGEVFLGGQRIKAADYDTLQELSTICIMCNDSAIDYNEFKQAFEKVGEATETALIVLAEKLNSFSVNKSGLDRRSAAIACRGEIETKWKKEFTLEFSRDRKSMSSYCTPLKASRLGTGPKLFVKGAPEGVLERCTHARVGTSKVPLTSALKAKILALTGQYGTGRDTLRCLALAVADSPMKPDEMDLGDSTKFYQYEVNLTFVGVVGMLDPPRKEVFDSIVRCRAAGIRVIVITGDNKATAEAICRRIGVFSEDEDTTGKSYSGREFDDLSPTEQKAAVARSRLFSRVEPQHKSKIVEFLQSMNEISAMTGDGVNDAPALKKAEIGIAMGSGTAVAKSAAEMVLADDNFSSIVSAVEEGRAIYNNMKQFIRYLISSNIGEVVSIFLTAALGLPEALIPVQLLWVNLVTDGLPATALGFNPPDLDIMEKPPRKADEGLISGWLFFRYMAIGFYVGAATVGAAAWWFVFSDEGPKLSYWQLTHHLSCLGGGDEFKGVDCKIFSDPHAMTMALSVLVTIEMLNAMNSLSENQSLITMPPWCNLWLIGSMALSFTLHFVILYVDVLSTVFQVTPLSAEEWITVMKFSIPVVLLDETLKFVARKIADVNPRFH
- the LOC120445945 gene encoding calcium-transporting ATPase sarcoplasmic/endoplasmic reticulum type isoform X2, producing the protein MEDGHSKTVEQSLTFFGTDPERGLTLDQIKANQKKYGPNELPTEEGKSIWQLVLEQFDDLLVKILLLAAIISFVLALFEEHEETFTAFVEPLVILLILIANAVVGVWQERNAESAIEALKEYEPEMGKVVRQDKSGIQKVRAKEIVPGDLVEVSVGDKIPADIRITHIYSTTLRIDQSILTGESVSVIKHTDAIPDPRAVNQDKKNILFSGTNVAAGKARGVVIGTGLSTAIGKIRTEMSETEEIKTPLQQKLDEFGEQLSKVISVICVAVWAINIGHFNDPAHGGSWIKGAIYYFKIAVALAVAAIPEGLPAVITTCLALGTRRMAKKNAIVRSLPSVETLGCTSVICSDKTGTLTTNQMSVSRMFIFDKVEGNDSSFLEFEMTGSTYEPIGEVFLGGQRIKAADYDTLQELSTICIMCNDSAIDYNEFKQAFEKVGEATETALIVLAEKLNSFSVNKSGLDRRSAAIACRGEIETKWKKEFTLEFSRDRKSMSSYCTPLKASRLGTGPKLFVKGAPEGVLERCTHARVGTSKVPLTSALKAKILALTGQYGTGRDTLRCLALAVADSPMKPDEMDLGDSTKFYQYEVNLTFVGVVGMLDPPRKEVFDSIVRCRAAGIRVIVITGDNKATAEAICRRIGVFSEDEDTTGKSYSGREFDDLSPTEQKAAVARSRLFSRVEPQHKSKIVEFLQSMNEISAMTGDGVNDAPALKKAEIGIAMGSGTAVAKSAAEMVLADDNFSSIVSAVEEGRAIYNNMKQFIRYLISSNIGEVVSIFLTAALGLPEALIPVQLLWVNLVTDGLPATALGFNPPDLDIMEKPPRKADEGLISGWLFFRYMAIGFYVGAATVGAAAWWFVFSDEGPKLSYWQLTHHLSCLGGGDEFKGVDCKIFSDPHAMTMALSVLVTIEMLNAMNSLSENQSLITMPPWCNLWLIGSMALSFTLHFVILYVDVLSTVFQVTPLSAEEWITVMKFSIPVVLLDETLKFVARKIADVPDVVVDRM